A single window of Amphiura filiformis chromosome 17, Afil_fr2py, whole genome shotgun sequence DNA harbors:
- the LOC140137469 gene encoding uncharacterized protein, translating to MKITLFALIISAGILTSCNVNAKYRKQGNHWFEDGTVPNDKEDKKLYVDEGKKEYEELFKDHDAAAIAEKYTDDCVYMHQDKGILRGRDAVREAYKEMFVSGIDSVKIQVYLELLDNGNMQGTAVAEYLDKDNNSMGVSRIFAIMKHVEGGYKTHLKAEFTEYAE from the exons ATGAAGATCACACTATTTGCCCTAATAATTTCGGCTGGAATCTTGACATCTTGCAATGTCAATGCAAAGTACAGGAAACAAG GTAATCACTGGTTTGAAGACGGAACGGTGCCTAATGACAAGGAAGATAAAAAGCTGTATGTTGATGAAGGGAAAAAAGAATATGAAGAGCTTTTTAAGGATCACGATGCTGCAGCGATAGCGGAGAAATACACAGACGATTGTGTGTATATGCATCAAGACAAAGGGATCCTACGAGGTAGAGACG CTGTTCGAGAAgcatataaagaaatgtttgttTCCGGGATAGATAGCGTGAAGATACAGGTTTATCTTGAACTGCTGGACAATGGTAACATGCAAGGCACTGCAGTCGCGGAATATTTGGACAAAGACAACAACAGCATGGGTGTGTCTAG AATCTTCGCTATTATGAAGCACGTGGAAGGTGGATATAAAACGCATTTGAAGGCTGAATTCACTGAATATGCTGAATAA